One Tepidanaerobacter syntrophicus DNA segment encodes these proteins:
- the trmL gene encoding tRNA (uridine(34)/cytosine(34)/5-carboxymethylaminomethyluridine(34)-2'-O)-methyltransferase TrmL: MLNIVLVEPEIPQNTGNIARTCAATNSVLHLVGPLGFSLEDKYLKRAGLDYWHLVDIKYYENYAEFEEKNHGTDKYFLTTKAKKCYTDVTYGPNSYLVFGKETAGLPMQLLQANWERCVRIPMSDEARSLNLSNSVAIVVYEALRQLKFEGLKIIGPSKA, from the coding sequence ATGCTGAATATAGTATTGGTTGAACCTGAGATACCTCAAAATACCGGAAATATCGCAAGAACATGTGCTGCCACAAATTCGGTATTGCACCTTGTAGGGCCTTTAGGTTTTAGCTTGGAGGATAAGTACTTAAAGCGAGCAGGTCTTGACTACTGGCATCTTGTGGATATAAAGTATTATGAAAATTATGCTGAGTTTGAAGAGAAAAACCACGGCACTGACAAATATTTTTTAACTACAAAAGCAAAAAAATGCTATACTGATGTAACTTACGGGCCAAATTCTTATCTTGTGTTTGGAAAAGAGACGGCAGGCCTTCCTATGCAACTCCTGCAGGCCAATTGGGAAAGATGTGTAAGAATACCCATGTCGGATGAGGCAAGGTCTCTTAATCTTTCCAATTCTGTCGCCATTGTGGTATATGAGGCACTGAGACAATTAAAATTTGAAGGCCTTAAAATCATAGGGCCATCGAAAGCATAA
- the flgN gene encoding flagellar export chaperone FlgN: MEKDVLKLLEDKLSYMKKLYSSTEKISGALQKDDAEDLLNAMSGRQQLISEIDLTDSRLSALFKGDIAAMREYMLNHSDPKIRQLYNTIGEWLKKIKKLDDENRSSIEKMFLKLKDDIENLNSMKSALKGYGVIGKTSRGGAFIDTKK; encoded by the coding sequence ATGGAAAAAGATGTATTGAAATTGCTTGAAGATAAATTAAGCTATATGAAAAAACTTTATAGCAGCACAGAGAAAATTTCCGGCGCACTGCAAAAAGACGATGCTGAAGACTTGCTAAATGCCATGAGCGGCAGGCAGCAGCTTATAAGTGAAATCGATCTTACAGACAGCCGCCTGTCTGCGCTTTTTAAAGGCGATATCGCAGCTATGAGGGAGTATATGCTCAACCATTCAGACCCTAAAATCAGGCAGTTATACAATACTATAGGAGAATGGCTTAAAAAAATAAAAAAACTTGATGATGAAAATCGAAGCTCTATTGAAAAGATGTTCTTAAAACTAAAAGATGATATTGAAAATTTAAATAGCATGAAAAGCGCTCTCAAAGGATACGGAGTTATCGGGAAAACCTCGCGGGGCGGGGCTTTTATTGACACAAAAAAATAA
- a CDS encoding methyl-accepting chemotaxis protein, which produces MKSKLKFPKLPKKGKTESKKLKLAETKVKSSLKTKLAVFFIVMALIPTICLGIVATQIAGNSVKDEIQEKASIIVDNLAQNIDLFVEQNKNLVSFVASTKTLRSMDETQISPFLYDVTQQNAQILRVYVANVKDNSVFAIPYATFPEGFNVANEEWYKGALAVKGNYISNVRIDELSGNSIISISNIVLSDTGEPVGVICADVSLVNLTRTVMNMKIGDNGFAFITDKDGTVIAHKDYKIVKAHENYSKYDFVKKALTSEKGFITYKSDQGKEYFIAFGNYKLLGWGIFVQQPVSEAFAPVSAITKSVIIISLIVLIVSLALGMFLGNLITKPMQSLLRITQSVTNNDLTQTVALSDNSEIGALALLFDAMTLNLKKLVQEVIQAAKNLSASASELASGAEQSSLSAQQVAEAIEQIAIGANDQAKKLEEISEVVNELVISNGRVEENVNLTVKSAENMAQKAQESQQKIRQSTNKMDSIKISVDESNNIMKELDTRLHEIGNITNIIREIVDQTNLLALNASIEAARAGEHGRGFAVVADEVRKLAEQSGKAAKEISDIVKTIQTSSKVAVDSMSKSKREVEEGQELIQDINEHIDTLMAEIDKVTNQAKNISEELTQQYTHIDGIVRMISDISSISQETAAGTEEVSASTEEQTATMENISAAAQDLAKLADNLLALVGKFKV; this is translated from the coding sequence TTGAAATCAAAGCTCAAGTTTCCAAAGCTACCTAAAAAAGGCAAGACAGAGTCTAAAAAATTAAAGCTTGCCGAAACTAAAGTCAAAAGCAGCTTAAAAACCAAATTGGCAGTCTTTTTTATTGTTATGGCACTTATTCCTACGATATGCCTAGGTATTGTTGCAACACAGATAGCAGGAAATTCGGTAAAGGACGAGATACAAGAAAAAGCAAGTATAATTGTGGACAATCTTGCCCAAAACATCGACCTTTTTGTCGAACAAAATAAAAACCTTGTTTCTTTTGTTGCAAGTACTAAAACATTAAGAAGTATGGACGAAACTCAAATTTCCCCATTCTTATATGATGTAACTCAACAAAATGCTCAGATTTTGCGCGTTTATGTGGCAAACGTCAAGGACAATAGTGTTTTTGCGATTCCTTACGCCACATTCCCTGAAGGCTTTAACGTAGCCAATGAGGAATGGTATAAAGGGGCTTTGGCGGTAAAAGGAAATTACATATCAAATGTCAGAATAGATGAGCTATCCGGAAATTCTATAATATCTATTTCAAATATAGTCTTATCTGACACAGGCGAACCGGTAGGCGTTATTTGCGCTGATGTGTCGCTGGTTAATTTGACTAGAACAGTAATGAACATGAAAATAGGAGATAACGGCTTTGCTTTTATTACCGATAAGGACGGTACTGTAATTGCTCATAAAGATTATAAGATAGTTAAGGCACATGAAAATTACTCAAAGTATGATTTTGTAAAGAAAGCCTTAACCTCCGAAAAGGGCTTTATTACATATAAAAGCGATCAAGGCAAAGAGTATTTTATTGCATTTGGCAATTATAAGCTGCTTGGCTGGGGAATATTCGTGCAGCAGCCTGTATCAGAAGCCTTTGCCCCTGTTTCTGCTATCACTAAATCGGTTATAATTATATCATTAATCGTACTTATTGTCAGCTTGGCCCTAGGCATGTTTCTCGGCAATCTGATAACAAAACCGATGCAGTCTTTGCTTAGAATAACGCAGAGTGTCACAAATAATGATCTTACGCAAACTGTAGCTCTCTCGGACAACAGTGAAATAGGCGCTCTTGCACTTTTGTTTGACGCAATGACCTTGAACCTTAAAAAACTGGTGCAAGAGGTTATTCAAGCTGCGAAAAACCTTTCTGCTTCAGCATCTGAACTTGCCTCCGGCGCTGAGCAAAGTTCGCTGTCTGCACAGCAAGTGGCCGAGGCTATAGAACAAATCGCTATAGGTGCAAATGACCAGGCTAAAAAGCTGGAAGAAATATCTGAGGTTGTAAATGAACTGGTGATTTCCAACGGCAGAGTTGAGGAAAATGTCAATCTAACTGTAAAATCCGCTGAGAATATGGCGCAAAAGGCTCAGGAAAGTCAGCAAAAAATCCGTCAATCAACAAACAAAATGGATTCAATAAAAATCTCTGTAGATGAATCAAACAATATAATGAAAGAGTTGGATACAAGGCTTCACGAAATAGGCAATATAACTAATATTATCCGAGAAATCGTTGATCAGACTAATCTATTGGCTCTTAATGCATCCATTGAAGCTGCCAGAGCAGGAGAACACGGCCGCGGTTTTGCGGTGGTGGCAGATGAGGTAAGAAAGCTTGCTGAGCAGTCCGGAAAGGCGGCAAAAGAAATCTCTGACATAGTAAAAACTATACAAACAAGCAGTAAAGTCGCTGTAGACTCAATGTCAAAAAGTAAGCGCGAAGTCGAGGAAGGACAAGAATTGATTCAAGATATCAACGAACATATCGATACTTTAATGGCAGAAATAGACAAGGTTACTAATCAGGCTAAAAACATTTCTGAAGAGCTTACTCAGCAGTATACCCATATTGATGGCATTGTCCGTATGATTTCAGACATATCCAGTATATCTCAGGAAACCGCTGCCGGAACTGAAGAGGTTTCTGCTTCTACCGAAGAACAGACTGCAACCATGGAAAATATATCGGCTGCAGCTCAAGACCTTGCAAAACTTGCTGATAACTTGTTAGCATTGGTAGGTAAATTTAAAGTATAA
- a CDS encoding sigma 54-interacting transcriptional regulator — protein MSSIRLQIYTRDRIGMALDILRILYRYDVNLKALEVSPGLVCIKIDSSLRIPLSDLITQLQAEEDVLEVKKVELLPHERRERHIKAVLDAAGEGIIAVDDKGIITTFNPAAEKILKIKAKDAMGKNIADLISPDIPMLKTIVTGESYDNEEMIINTEKLKSHYITSGRPILDEEGKPIGAVASLKDIETVMELIHDFTQTPMITFDEILGKSEAITKAKELAMMVAKSDSTVLIRGESGTGKELFARSIHMASPRRDKPFVAVNCAALPDALLESELFGYEEGAFTGAKKGGKQGLFKYADKGTLFLDEIGELSTHLQVKLLRVLQENKIRQVGANEEIPVDVRIIAATNRNLEELMKNGQFRDDLYYRLNVIPLVIPPLRERKEDIPILVHAFIKKISYKMGKKVEGISDEAMELLIKYEWPGNIRELSNVIERAINLCDNRIEPQHLLFRHDDLKSNAVINSKSQRTLKDIVAETEKIAIVEALKQHKSIRKAAKALGVTHATVINKIKQYNINHEEL, from the coding sequence TTGAGCAGCATAAGACTTCAAATATACACAAGAGACAGAATTGGCATGGCTTTAGATATTTTAAGAATACTCTATCGATATGATGTAAACCTGAAGGCTTTAGAAGTGAGCCCGGGCTTAGTATGCATAAAGATAGACTCCAGTCTCCGGATACCGCTATCTGATCTAATAACTCAGCTTCAGGCCGAAGAAGATGTGCTCGAAGTAAAGAAGGTTGAACTTTTGCCCCATGAAAGGCGGGAAAGACATATAAAAGCAGTGCTGGATGCGGCAGGAGAAGGGATAATTGCTGTTGATGATAAGGGAATTATTACAACATTTAACCCGGCGGCAGAAAAAATCCTCAAGATTAAAGCAAAAGACGCTATGGGAAAAAATATCGCTGACCTTATATCACCCGATATCCCCATGCTGAAAACCATAGTTACAGGAGAAAGCTATGACAACGAAGAGATGATTATAAACACCGAAAAGCTCAAGAGCCACTATATCACATCAGGCCGGCCCATTCTCGACGAAGAAGGCAAGCCGATAGGCGCAGTTGCATCATTGAAGGATATAGAAACTGTAATGGAGCTTATTCACGATTTTACTCAGACCCCTATGATTACGTTTGATGAAATTTTAGGAAAAAGCGAGGCTATTACTAAGGCAAAGGAACTTGCAATGATGGTGGCAAAGAGCGATTCTACTGTGCTGATACGGGGAGAAAGCGGCACCGGCAAGGAACTTTTTGCAAGATCGATTCACATGGCAAGCCCCAGAAGAGACAAACCGTTTGTTGCGGTAAACTGTGCAGCCCTGCCTGATGCACTGCTGGAAAGCGAGCTTTTCGGATATGAAGAAGGGGCTTTTACAGGTGCGAAAAAAGGCGGAAAGCAGGGCTTGTTTAAATATGCGGACAAAGGCACTCTGTTTTTAGATGAAATAGGAGAACTTTCAACCCATTTACAGGTAAAACTTCTTCGGGTTCTTCAAGAAAACAAAATCAGGCAAGTAGGGGCAAACGAGGAGATACCGGTGGATGTAAGAATTATAGCAGCCACAAACAGGAATTTAGAAGAACTCATGAAAAATGGCCAATTCCGAGATGACCTGTACTACCGTTTAAATGTAATTCCCCTTGTTATACCTCCGCTGCGAGAGAGAAAAGAAGATATTCCTATATTGGTTCACGCATTTATCAAAAAGATTTCATACAAAATGGGTAAAAAAGTGGAAGGCATAAGCGATGAGGCTATGGAGCTTTTAATAAAATACGAATGGCCCGGAAATATAAGGGAATTGTCTAATGTTATAGAAAGGGCTATAAACTTGTGCGATAATAGAATTGAACCTCAGCATTTATTATTTCGTCATGATGACTTAAAAAGCAATGCCGTAATAAACTCAAAAAGTCAGAGGACTCTAAAGGATATCGTAGCAGAGACTGAAAAGATTGCAATAGTAGAAGCTTTAAAACAGCATAAGAGTATAAGAAAAGCTGCAAAGGCCCTTGGCGTAACTCATGCAACCGTGATAAATAAAATAAAGCAGTACAATATTAATCATGAGGAACTTTAA
- a CDS encoding zinc-ribbon domain containing protein, protein MAFQDKTLVCKECGKEFVFTAGEQEFYAEKGFENEPIRCKDCRDARKKKMNGNGQRKQNRQMYEAVCADCGATTQVPFKPRNDRPVYCSECYQNHHTAQNGY, encoded by the coding sequence ATGGCATTTCAGGACAAAACATTAGTGTGTAAAGAGTGTGGCAAGGAATTTGTCTTCACTGCAGGCGAACAAGAATTTTACGCAGAGAAGGGTTTCGAGAACGAACCCATCAGATGCAAAGACTGCCGCGACGCACGCAAAAAGAAAATGAACGGCAATGGCCAAAGAAAGCAGAACAGACAAATGTATGAAGCAGTTTGCGCCGACTGTGGAGCGACCACACAAGTTCCCTTTAAGCCCAGAAATGATAGACCCGTATACTGCAGCGAATGCTACCAGAACCATCATACGGCCCAAAACGGATATTAA
- the fliS gene encoding flagellar export chaperone FliS — protein MINANGYQQYRYNSIMSASPERLMIMLFEGAIKFVRLAKKAVDEKDIESANYNIARAEDIIAELEASLDMSYEVSEDLVKIYDFLYRQLIEANIKKDVNILDTVESMLTDLKDTWSEACIRLKKNA, from the coding sequence ATGATAAACGCCAACGGTTATCAACAGTACCGTTATAACTCCATAATGTCAGCCTCTCCTGAACGATTAATGATTATGCTGTTTGAGGGAGCGATAAAATTTGTAAGGCTTGCAAAAAAAGCCGTGGATGAAAAGGATATTGAGAGCGCCAACTACAATATTGCAAGAGCCGAGGACATAATTGCCGAGCTTGAAGCAAGCCTTGACATGAGCTACGAAGTGTCAGAAGACCTTGTAAAAATCTACGATTTTTTGTATAGACAGCTTATTGAAGCAAATATCAAGAAAGATGTAAATATACTCGATACAGTAGAGTCAATGCTAACAGATTTAAAAGATACATGGAGCGAAGCCTGCATTAGATTAAAAAAGAATGCCTGA
- the fliD gene encoding flagellar filament capping protein FliD: MASSSMRIGGLVSGMDIDQIVSDLMKAERTKVDKLYQQKQILEWQKSDYRDINLKLKSFYDSTFNMKLAGSYLKYKAVGTMNDGADFSKYFSVAPGAAAVPGNYTVKVEQIASYAKLESASGLAKPLTGQELSGQIEITEGSRFSVTINGVKKTVELNAGTYDTSNADDMKALAQDLEAAINTAFGWQGDSNGDTISGIKRVQVNIQNNKLTLQPAENYNKVPITLNAVENDTTLSKIGFSDGAAYSPLNLNTSLKSQISGSIGDTNISFKINGKAFEFDSNASLQTILDKINTTADLGATARYDALTDKLVISSKETSLGAKVEITDDSGFFTALGFNAAEASGENARIVLNGTIVEKSTNDFTALGMRFTLKETMEVGKTASFHLENDVDSVVDNIKKYVDLYNETIDLINGKLSEQRYKDYTPLTQEQRSAMSEDEIKLWEEKAKSGLLRSDSILNNIVNNLRSAVSTPVAGLPKGLNSLSSIGITTSNWKEKGKLYVDEDKLRAAITQDPDSITKLFNSSGDNYSSQGVATRVYDILKSGINDITQKAGGGEYQIYDDSVLGKKITETEDRISALEEQLKQTEDRYWSKFTAMEQAVQYANQQSMWISMQFGTYSGSSS; encoded by the coding sequence ATGGCCTCAAGTTCAATGAGAATAGGCGGCTTGGTCTCAGGTATGGACATAGACCAAATTGTATCAGACCTGATGAAAGCTGAAAGGACAAAAGTCGACAAACTCTACCAGCAAAAGCAAATTCTAGAATGGCAAAAATCAGACTACCGGGATATAAACCTAAAGCTAAAGTCCTTTTACGACAGCACATTTAATATGAAGCTTGCAGGTTCATATTTGAAATATAAAGCAGTAGGGACAATGAACGATGGTGCAGACTTTAGCAAGTATTTTTCAGTGGCGCCGGGTGCCGCAGCCGTTCCCGGAAATTATACTGTTAAAGTTGAACAGATAGCAAGCTATGCAAAGCTTGAAAGCGCATCTGGCCTTGCAAAACCATTAACAGGACAGGAGCTTTCCGGCCAGATAGAAATTACAGAAGGCAGCAGATTTTCTGTAACAATAAATGGAGTAAAAAAGACTGTTGAACTAAACGCCGGAACATATGACACGTCAAATGCCGACGATATGAAGGCTCTGGCACAAGACCTGGAGGCGGCTATAAATACAGCCTTCGGCTGGCAGGGCGACAGTAATGGAGATACCATCAGCGGGATAAAGCGGGTGCAGGTAAACATTCAGAATAATAAGCTTACATTACAACCTGCAGAAAACTACAACAAAGTCCCGATAACCTTAAATGCAGTTGAAAATGACACAACCCTTTCAAAGATCGGATTTAGCGACGGCGCAGCTTACAGCCCGCTAAATCTAAACACATCTCTAAAGTCTCAGATATCAGGCAGTATTGGAGATACAAATATATCCTTTAAGATAAACGGAAAAGCCTTTGAATTTGATTCTAATGCAAGCTTGCAGACTATCCTTGATAAAATAAATACAACAGCGGATTTAGGTGCTACAGCACGCTACGATGCGCTAACAGACAAACTTGTAATATCATCAAAAGAAACAAGTCTTGGCGCAAAGGTAGAAATAACTGATGACAGCGGATTTTTCACGGCTCTCGGGTTTAATGCAGCCGAGGCTTCAGGGGAAAACGCCAGAATAGTTTTAAACGGCACCATTGTTGAAAAATCTACAAATGATTTTACTGCTTTAGGTATGAGATTTACCCTAAAAGAAACCATGGAAGTTGGCAAAACCGCGTCCTTTCATTTGGAAAATGATGTGGACAGCGTAGTAGACAATATAAAAAAGTACGTTGACCTTTATAACGAAACCATCGACTTAATAAACGGAAAACTTTCTGAGCAGCGCTACAAAGATTACACTCCTCTTACCCAAGAACAAAGAAGTGCCATGAGTGAAGATGAGATAAAGCTGTGGGAAGAAAAGGCGAAAAGCGGCCTCCTCAGATCTGACTCGATATTAAACAATATAGTAAATAATCTTCGCTCGGCGGTATCCACACCGGTTGCAGGACTGCCGAAAGGTCTAAATTCTCTTTCTTCCATAGGTATCACCACAAGTAATTGGAAAGAAAAAGGCAAACTATATGTTGATGAGGACAAACTTCGAGCGGCTATCACCCAAGATCCTGACAGCATTACAAAGCTTTTCAACAGCTCAGGCGATAATTACAGCAGCCAAGGAGTTGCGACCCGCGTATATGATATACTAAAGAGCGGTATAAATGATATTACTCAAAAAGCCGGCGGCGGAGAATATCAGATATATGATGACAGCGTACTTGGAAAAAAGATTACCGAGACAGAGGACCGTATTTCAGCATTAGAAGAACAACTGAAACAGACAGAAGATCGCTACTGGAGCAAATTTACCGCAATGGAACAAGCCGTCCAGTATGCAAACCAGCAGAGCATGTGGATAAGTATGCAGTTTGGAACATATTCGGGCAGCAGCTCTTAG
- the megL gene encoding methionine gamma-lyase, whose translation MNNIKTKGFNTKAIHAGQKPCPVTGAHVTPIYQTSTFVFKDVDQGARRFAGEEEGYIYTRLGNPTISELEKKVAVLEGGEEAIATASGMAAISTALVTLLKKSDHIVAGDALYGCTHSFISEILPQYGIEVTMVDTSKLENIENAMKPNTKVVYVETPANPTMKLVDLKGASEIAHKHGAYIITDNTFMSPYLQRPIEHGVDVVVHSATKYLGGHGDLLAGLIVGPKELLDPMRIPYLKDFGGILSPFDAWLLMRGIKTLGVRMDRHCANAQKVAEYLENHPLVDKVYYPGLPSHPQYELAKRQMDGFGGMITFELKGGLEAGKVLMNSVKMITLAVSLGCVDSLIQHPASMTHSPVPREERLKAGITDGQVRLSVGIEDVEDIIADLDQALNEVAKQTK comes from the coding sequence ATGAATAACATAAAAACAAAAGGCTTTAATACAAAAGCTATTCATGCAGGCCAGAAACCATGTCCTGTAACAGGAGCTCATGTAACACCGATTTATCAGACATCCACCTTTGTGTTTAAAGATGTAGATCAGGGAGCCCGCAGATTTGCAGGGGAAGAGGAAGGCTATATTTACACAAGGCTTGGCAATCCCACGATTTCCGAACTGGAAAAAAAGGTGGCAGTCCTGGAGGGGGGAGAAGAGGCTATTGCAACAGCCTCAGGAATGGCTGCAATTTCCACTGCTCTTGTAACACTGCTTAAAAAGAGCGATCATATTGTAGCCGGAGATGCACTGTATGGATGCACTCACAGCTTTATAAGCGAAATCTTACCTCAGTATGGCATTGAAGTTACAATGGTGGATACATCTAAACTAGAAAATATCGAAAATGCCATGAAGCCTAATACAAAAGTTGTTTATGTTGAGACACCGGCAAACCCCACTATGAAACTGGTAGACCTTAAGGGCGCATCTGAAATAGCTCATAAACACGGCGCATATATTATAACAGACAACACATTTATGTCTCCATACCTGCAAAGACCTATAGAGCATGGCGTAGATGTAGTGGTTCATAGTGCCACAAAATACCTTGGCGGACACGGAGATTTGCTGGCAGGACTTATAGTGGGACCTAAAGAATTATTGGATCCAATGCGCATACCCTACTTAAAGGATTTTGGCGGAATCTTATCGCCTTTTGACGCATGGCTTTTAATGAGGGGAATAAAGACATTGGGAGTAAGAATGGACAGACATTGCGCCAATGCGCAAAAAGTAGCTGAATACCTGGAAAATCATCCTTTAGTAGACAAAGTTTACTATCCCGGACTTCCCTCACATCCCCAATATGAACTTGCCAAACGGCAGATGGATGGATTTGGCGGAATGATAACTTTTGAACTAAAAGGCGGTCTTGAAGCAGGCAAAGTACTGATGAATAGCGTCAAAATGATAACACTTGCAGTGAGCTTAGGATGCGTTGACTCACTTATTCAGCATCCGGCTTCCATGACACATTCACCGGTGCCTCGTGAAGAAAGGTTAAAGGCAGGAATTACTGACGGTCAGGTAAGACTCTCTGTAGGTATTGAAGATGTGGAGGATATAATTGCTGATTTAGATCAGGCATTAAATGAAGTTGCAAAACAAACAAAGTAG
- a CDS encoding Na+/H+ antiporter NhaC family protein: MKKGNPVALLPLVVFLVLFLGSGLYFNAKGVDFAFYQLPAPVAAVVGIIVAFIVCKGTMDEKMDTFVAGVGESNIIIMCMIYLLAGGFSAVASAMEGVDSTVNFGLSVIPPRLILPGLFIIASFVATAMGTSMGTIGAVAPIAVEMAVKAQLPVALAVGAVVGGAMFGDNLSMISDTTIAATRTQGCEMRDKFIMNFLIALPAAIATIVVMTIFGVSGKIPTDLEYSFIKIIPYISVLVLALAGMNVFLVLIIGIALGGVIGLAEGSFTLIGYSQKIYEGFTSMQEIFILSLLIGGLAALISKEGGIDYLLNLISSKIKSVKGAELGIAALVSVADICTANNTVAIVITGPMAKQIADENGVDPRRSASMLDIFSCVWQGIIPYGAQMLLAGQLSGLSPIEIMPTLYYPYLLGITALLAIAFGFPKVKAKANNKIEAAV, encoded by the coding sequence ATGAAGAAAGGCAATCCGGTAGCATTACTGCCATTAGTTGTGTTTTTAGTATTATTTTTAGGCTCAGGTTTGTATTTTAATGCTAAGGGCGTAGATTTTGCGTTTTATCAGCTGCCTGCACCTGTCGCAGCCGTTGTTGGAATCATTGTTGCATTTATTGTTTGCAAGGGCACCATGGATGAAAAAATGGATACATTTGTGGCTGGCGTAGGCGAAAGCAATATCATTATAATGTGCATGATTTATCTTTTGGCCGGTGGATTTTCTGCGGTGGCAAGCGCCATGGAAGGCGTGGATTCCACTGTAAATTTCGGACTTTCAGTTATACCTCCCAGACTCATTTTACCCGGACTTTTCATAATTGCCTCATTTGTTGCAACAGCCATGGGAACATCTATGGGAACTATAGGCGCGGTGGCGCCCATTGCAGTAGAAATGGCTGTAAAGGCCCAGCTTCCGGTAGCTTTAGCTGTTGGAGCGGTAGTCGGTGGAGCTATGTTCGGCGACAATCTTTCCATGATATCTGATACAACTATCGCTGCAACTCGCACTCAAGGCTGCGAGATGCGAGACAAATTTATCATGAACTTTTTAATAGCCTTACCTGCGGCAATTGCAACAATAGTTGTAATGACGATTTTTGGTGTAAGCGGAAAAATTCCTACCGATTTAGAGTACAGTTTTATAAAAATCATCCCGTACATATCGGTTTTAGTTCTTGCGTTAGCCGGGATGAATGTTTTCTTGGTCCTTATAATAGGTATTGCATTAGGCGGAGTAATAGGCCTTGCCGAAGGCAGCTTTACTCTTATCGGATACTCTCAAAAAATCTATGAAGGTTTTACATCCATGCAGGAAATATTCATACTTTCCCTTTTGATAGGAGGTCTTGCGGCCTTGATTTCCAAAGAAGGCGGCATAGACTACCTTTTAAATCTTATCAGCAGCAAGATAAAGAGCGTAAAAGGAGCAGAGCTTGGTATTGCAGCTCTTGTATCAGTTGCAGACATCTGTACTGCTAATAATACAGTAGCCATTGTTATAACGGGTCCTATGGCAAAACAGATTGCCGATGAAAATGGTGTGGATCCGCGGCGAAGCGCAAGTATGTTAGATATTTTTTCCTGTGTGTGGCAGGGGATTATACCTTACGGAGCTCAAATGCTTTTAGCAGGCCAGCTGTCCGGCCTTTCACCTATTGAGATAATGCCCACACTCTATTATCCCTATCTTTTAGGCATTACGGCGCTTCTTGCAATAGCTTTTGGATTTCCAAAGGTAAAGGCAAAAGCAAATAACAAAATCGAGGCAGCTGTCTAG
- a CDS encoding histidinol-phosphatase codes for MEFRDFHVHLENGPFSLEWMQKFVEVGKKRNVVEIGFSEHGHRFKESVSLLASEGFRGEWTQKEATESIEEYIKAVEEAKKSGFPVKLGIELDYVPEYEKEIRKFSKSYPFDFVIGSVHWLGDFGFDHPLLKSIWEKSDVNKLYEDYFSVLIMAVKSGIFDFIAHPDVIKVFGYRAAKDMAPVYQELAKTAKDTDICMEVSTAGLRKPVGEIYPSPELMSFFKKYDVPIIINSDAHIPEDVGRDFDKALEFAKSFGYNKLCYFDKRIRKTIDIS; via the coding sequence ATGGAATTTCGCGATTTTCATGTGCATCTTGAAAATGGACCCTTTAGTCTTGAATGGATGCAGAAATTTGTAGAAGTGGGTAAAAAGCGAAATGTGGTAGAAATAGGCTTCTCAGAACACGGCCACAGATTTAAGGAGTCAGTTAGTTTACTTGCAAGCGAGGGCTTTAGAGGAGAATGGACACAAAAAGAAGCGACAGAAAGCATCGAAGAATATATAAAAGCAGTAGAAGAAGCAAAAAAATCTGGCTTTCCGGTAAAGTTGGGCATAGAGTTGGATTATGTACCGGAATATGAAAAGGAAATACGCAAATTTTCAAAATCGTACCCCTTTGACTTTGTGATAGGTTCTGTGCATTGGCTGGGAGATTTTGGGTTTGATCATCCCCTTCTAAAGTCTATATGGGAAAAATCCGATGTAAATAAATTATATGAGGATTATTTTTCAGTGCTTATTATGGCTGTAAAATCCGGCATCTTTGATTTTATCGCCCACCCTGATGTAATCAAAGTATTTGGCTATAGAGCAGCAAAAGATATGGCGCCGGTGTACCAGGAACTTGCAAAAACAGCAAAAGATACTGATATATGTATGGAAGTCAGCACTGCCGGGCTTAGAAAACCGGTGGGAGAAATTTATCCATCGCCGGAACTTATGAGCTTTTTTAAGAAATATGATGTTCCCATAATAATTAATTCAGATGCGCACATTCCGGAAGATGTGGGCCGGGATTTCGATAAAGCCCTGGAATTTGCCAAGAGTTTTGGCTATAATAAATTATGTTATTTCGATAAAAGAATCAGAAAAACTATTGATATTTCGTAA